The Streptomyces sp. GSL17-111 region ACCGGGGCGGGGGCGGGGGTGGAAACCGGGGACCGAACGGGATCCGGAGCCGGAACGGCGGCCGGGGACGGCGCGGCAGTCGGCGTGGGGGCCCTCTCGGGCGCTGCAACGCTCGCGGCCGAAGCACTGATCGCGCCAGCGACATGACGGGCGATCTCTTCGACGGTCAGCAGGTCCTCGAAGAGCTCACGCACCGTCAGCGCGACGTCGAACCGGTCCGCGACCCGCTGGACGATCCGTGCGAAGACCAGCGAGTCCGCGCCAAGCTCCAGCAGCGGCGCCCGCTCGGACACCTCCGCTTCGGCCATGCCCAGCATGTGCGCGAGTTCACTGCGCAGGAACGCTCCAACGTCGGCCATGCCGCCATCCCATCCATCGTCAGGTTGATCGTCCGCGTGTGCGGTGCTGGGTACGAGCTGCGGGTCCGGGATACCGGACAACCACAGCCGGTTGCGCCGGAACGGGTGTCCGGGGAGCCTGGCCGAGCGCACCCCGGGCAGCACGCGCCGCCACTCGACGGCCCGTCCGTGGACGAACAGCTCGCCGAGCCCGGCCAGCACACCGGCCCGCGAGCTGTCCTCGACGCCGGTGAGTGCCGTCGCCACCGCCGTTCCGGGAGCGGCCGACGCGAGGGCGCGCTCGGCCAGTCCGGCTTCGCCGCCGGCCTGCAGCAGGACGCACGGGGTCCCTGCCGCGAGTGCCGCGGCCTCGCGCAGGACCGGGTGCGAGCCGTCGCCGCCCCGGGCGATCACGATGTCGACCGAATCGGGAGTCGGCTGCCCCGCCGGACCGCCCGCGCCCGCATCTCCCGTGAAAGCCGACACGGCTTGAGGCAGAGAGAGTTCGCCAGCCAGACAGCGCGCCACGGTGAGGGTGCCGGGCTCGGCGATCAGCACGTCGGGCGTCAGGCCCCAGGCCCGCCACATCTGGCCGGCCGCGTACCGGCTCGCGAAGGCCGCCACAGCGCTCGCCACGTCGCCGAGGACGGCCGCGGGTTCCACGCCCGCCGCCTCGGCCACCGCGTCGACGGCCTGTCGGAACACCCCGACGTCGCGGTAGATCCGCGTCGGCACGCCAGTTGGGCCGCCGTCGGGCAGGAGCACCACCACCGGGCCCTGTGTCGGGCGCGCGCCCAACTCGCCGAAGTGCACGCCGGGTGCCCCTCCGGTGCTCCCGTACTGAAGCAACCGCTCGCGGGCGGCGCCGGCGTCGGGTGCGACGAACGCGAGCCGGGTGCGGAATGCTGACCGGCCCACGGCCAGGGCGGCGCACACCTCGTCGAGCGGCGCGTCCGTCTCCTGCCACGCTTGCGCACACTCCAGCGCCGTCGTTCGCAGCGCCTCCCCGTCCTTCGCCGAGAGCAGCACCAGGCCGGGGCCCTTCGGCACCGGTGTGGCCTCCGGTCGGACCGGGGGTTCGGTGACCAGCACGTGGCAGTTGGTGCCGCTCAACCCGAAGGCGCTCACGCCGGCGGCACGCGGGCCGGGTCCGGCCGCCCAGCGACCGTGCGTCGTCTGCACCCGCAGGCTGCTCCGATCCCAGTCGATGTGCGGGTTGGGCGTGCGGTGGTGCAGCGTCGCGGGGATCTCACCGCGCTCCACCACCAGCAGGGCCTTGAGCAGCGACAGGATGCCGGCGGCGGACTCCAGGTGGCCGAAGTTGGTCTTCACCGAGCCGATCACCAGCGGTTGGTCGACCGGTCGGCCCTCGCCGTAGGCCGCCGTGAGGGCCTCCGCCTCGATCGGGTCGCCCAGAGAGGTGCCGGTGCCGTGCGCCTCCACGTAGCCGACTTCGGCCGGGGCGAGCCCTCCCATCCGCAGGGCGCTGCGGATGACCGCCTGCTGGGCCCGGCCGTTCGGGGCCGTGAGCCCGCTGCTCGGCCCGTCGTGGTTGACCGCCGAGCCACGCAGCACGCCGAGGATGGGGTCGCCGTCGCGCTGCGCGTCCTCAAGGCGCTTGAGGACGACCGCGCCGGCGCCCTCGCCGAGCACGAAGCCGTCGGCCTCGGCGTCGAAGGCGCGGCATAACCCGGTGGGTGACAGTGCGTTGGTCAGGCCGCGGGTGACGATGCTCCACGGCGTACGGACCAGGTGGCTTCCTGCCGCCAGTGCCACCTCGCTCTCGCCCGTACGCAGCGACTGCGCGGCCGTGTGGACGGCTACCAGCGAGGAAGAACAGGTGGTGTCCAACGTGAGGGCGGGACCGTGGGACCGCAGCAGGTAGGCGATCCGGCCGGCCGCCATGGCGCGGTTGACGCCGAGCAGGGAATAGGCGTCGAGCTGGTCGAACCGCGCTGGTGCAGTCGCGAGTTGGGCGTAGTCGTCGCCGCCGATGCCGATAAAGACGCCGGTCGCGCTGCGGGCGAGTGCGTCGGCCGCGAGGTTGGCGTGCTCCAGGGCCCGCCAGCAGACCTCCAGCAGGACGCGCTGCTGCGGGTCCGTGCCGGCCGCTTCCTTGGGGGAGATACCGAAGAAGCCGGCGTCGAACCCGTAGACGTCACCGAGGAAGGCCCCGCGCACGGGCCGGGACGGCTGAGCGTGGTCGGCTCCGAGCAGGGCCGCGGTCTCCCGCTGCCAGGGGGCGTCAGGCAGGTCGGTCACGGCATCCACACCATCGCGCAGGGCGCGCCAGAGGGCGTCGAGGCTCTCGATGCCGCCGGGCAGCCGGCAGGAAGCGCCGATCACAGCGATCGGCACCGCCGGACCATCGGGTTTCATCGCGCTCACAGAATTCCAATGGGAAGCAGGGCATTCTTGGACAATGAATGGTGCGGCATGGCTGGAAATCATCGGGGCCGCCCTGTTTTCGTAGTACGACGGCCTGTGGAATGCGACGGAGAAGGCTCCCGCGACCTCCCAGGCGCTTCACCTACGTCGCCCGGGAAGGCGCTGGATCAAGAGCAACCTGAGACTAAGTCACCTTGTTACAGGGGTCAAGAACTCCTCACCCCCTTTTCTTCCCCCTCCAGATCCCCGCCCAGCAAGGACCACTCAGAACCCTTTGATAAACATTGACCGCTTCCCATCAACGCTGATAGAACTCATGCCTGACGAGAAATTCGACTCACCCGTGGCCGTTTCCTCGAGGACCGGTGGCGCCCACCCGCTACTGCTGAAGGCAGGTAATGCGAAGCACTGAGCGAGGCGCCCGGACCTCCCCCGTCCTGGCCCTGCTGCGGGCCGCGATCGGTGCCGACGCCCGACGCACCGTCACCCTCGGCGCGGCGGTCGCCACGAGCGGGGTCCTGCCGATCCTGATCGCGATCGCCAACGGCCACCTGGTCGGGCTGATCCGGCAGGGACACCAGGGCATCGCGATCGGCCATGCCGTCTCCGTCACGGCGGTCGCGCTGGCCACCATGTTCTTCTGCCTGCAGCTCACCGCCCTGGTGATCAACATTCTGGCCGAGGACCTGGGCCGACGGATCGGTGACTCACTGCGCCAGAAGATGATGGCGGCGATGCTGCGGCCGGCCACCGTCGCGCCGCTGGAGGACCGAGAGCTGCTGGACCGGATCGCGGTGGCCCGCGGCATCGGCACCAACCAGGTCGAGGTGCACGTCGCCGTCACCGCCCTGGCGAACGTCTCGGTGACGCGCCTTCAGGCCCTGGCCTGCGGCATCGTACTGCTCTGGTTCGACCCGCTGCTCGGGGCACTGGTCACTCTCGCCTACTTCGCCCTCACTCATGCGCTGGCCGCCGAGTACCGCGACCAGCAGGGCGCCGTCTACACCGAGTCGGAGCGGCTGCGCCGGTCCGGCTACATCCGCGATCTTGCGCTGACGGGTGAGGCAGCCAAAGAGATCCGCGTCTTCAACCTGGCCGACTGGCTGGAGCGGCAGTTCGCCTCCGCCTGGCGACCCGGGGTCGCCGGAGCCCGGCTCAGCCCGGCCATGCTGCGGATCCTCGCCGCCTGCGCCGCCGTGGTCGCCGCCCACACCGTGCTCTTCTACCGGCTCACCACGGCCGCCGCCGACGGGTCCATCGGGTTCAGCGGGTTCATCGCCTTCACCACCGCCGCGGCCGGCCTGGTGTCGGTGATCGCGCTCACCATGGACCTGGTCTATCTCCGTGAGGGCGCGCTCGCCATCCCGGCCGCCGTGTCGGTGGTCGCCGAACTGGACGGGCACGCCACACCCGTCGGCGGCGGGCGCGTAGCGACTCCGTTGCCGCCGATCGTCTTCGAGAACGTCGGCTTCCGCTATCCCGGCAGTTCCCATTGGGCGCTGCGCGGGCTCGACCTGGAGATCCGCCCGGGTGAGACGCTCGCGGTGGTCGGGTTCAACGGCGCCGGCAAGACCACACTGGTCAAGCTGCTGTGCGGCCTGCAGCGCCCGACCGAAGGACGGATCACGGTCGGCGGGCGTGACCTCGCCGACCTCGAACCCGCCGCCTGGCAGCAGCACTTCGCGGTCGTGTTCCAGCACTTCAACCGCTACCCGGTCTCCTTCGCGGAGAACATCGCCTTCGGCGCCCCGCAGCAGCCGACCGACCGCGAGCACATCGAGGAGTCGGCTCGCGCGGCCGGCGCCGATACGCTGGCGCAACGGCTGCCGCACGGCTTCGACACCGTGCTCTCCCGCCGCTACCCGGACGGTGACGACTTGTCCGGCGGCCAGTGGCAGCGGGTCGCGGTCGCCCGCGCCCTGCACGCGGTGCGGGCCGGTGCCCCCTGTCTGGTGCTTGACGAGCCCACGTCGGCCCTGGACGCCCGCGCCGAGGCCCGGTTCTACGACGAGGTGATGGAGCGCAGCGGCGCCTCCATGACCCTGCTGATCTCGCACCGCTTCGCGACCGTGCGGCACGCGGACCGGATCATCACCCTGGACGGCGGCCGGATCACCGAGGACGGCAGTCACGACGCACTCATGTGTCAGGAAGGGGTCTACGCACAGATGTTCACCCTGCAGGCGAAGCGGTTCCATGTCGACTGAGCCGCTGCCGGGCACCGCCGGGACCGGGGGCGAGCTGTCCGACATGCGTGGCCTGCGCACCGTGCTACGGCTCTCCTTCGTCGCCGACCGCCGCCACGCCACCGCCACTTTGCTGATGTTCGCCCTACGCCCGCTCGGTCAGGTACTGGCCGTGGTCTGGCTGGGCCTGCTGGTGGACGCCGCGGGCCGCGGCGACACCTCCTCCGCATGGGGCTACGCCCTTGCCAGCGCCCTGACCATGGGGCTGACGGTGCTGGTCATGCGGCTGTCGCTCAACGTCAGCGCCCTGATGATCGAGAACACCGCACACCACGTGGACCTGCGCATGCAGTCACTGGCGAACCGGATCCCGGGGCTGGGCCATTACGAGAACCCGGCCTATCTGGACCGGCTGGAGCACCTGCGCCAGGAACGCCAGCACCTGGCCGAAGGCGCGGACGTGGTCGGCTTGGAGGTCGGGGTCCTGGTCCGGACCCTCGCCACCGTGGTGCTGCTGGCCCTGATCAGCCCGTGGCTGCTGCTCCTGCCGTTCGCGACGCTGCTGTCGCTCGCCGCCGGACGGCACGCCGAACGGCTGCGCCAGACCGCGCTGACCGAGGCGGCGGCCGACCTGCGCCGTACCCGCGACCTGTTCCAGCTAGCCAGCTCCCCCGACGCCGCGATGGAGCTGCGGGTCTTCGGTCTCGCCGCGACCATCGAGGCACGGCACGCCGACAGCACCGAGCAGGCCCGGGCCACGCTCGCCGCGGCGAACTGGCGGGGACTGTGGCTGACGACGCTCGGCTGGGTGGTGTTCAGCGCGGGATACCTGACCGCGCTGCTGCTCGTGGTGGGCGCGTACCAGGACGGCACGGCGAGCGTCGGACAGGTCGTGCTGGCACTGCTGCTGATCACCGGGATGAACCTGCAGATCGACTTGCTGGTGCGGTTCACCAAGGCGCTGCTGCGGATGGCCCGGGCAGGCGCGCTGTACGACTGGCTGGAGCGCTTCAGCGCGGCCGAGCGGGGCGCCGACACCGGGGTGCAACCGCCGGAGCGGCTCACCGACGGCATCGCGCTGCGCGGCGTCACCTTCCGCTATCCGGGCACGTCCGGCACCCCCGTACTGGACGCGGTGGACCTGCGGTTGCCCGCCGGCACCGTGGTCGCGCTCGTCGGCGAGAACGGCGCCGGCAAGTCCACGCTGGTCAAGCTGCTCGCCGGATTCTACCGACCGACCTCCGGAGAGCTCCTGGCCGATGACGTCGATCTGACGGCTGTGGCTCCGGAGGCCTGGCGGGCGCGCGTCACCGCCGCCTTCCAGGACTTCGCCCGCCTGGAGTTCACCCTGCGCGACGTGGTCGGCGTCGGCGACCTGTCACGTGCGGACGACCCCGACGCGCTGATCGGGGCGCTGGACAAGGCCGCCGCCGGTGACCTGGCGGAACATCTTCCGCTCGGTCTGGACACTCCGCTGGGATCCTCTTTCCCGAACGGCGTCAAGCTCTCCGGCGGCCAGTGGCAGAAGACCGCGCTGGCCCGCTCGGCGATGCGGGAGTCCCCGCTGCTGCTGCTCTTCGACGAACCCACCTCGGCGATCGACGCGGCCGCCGAGCAGGAGCTGCTCGACCGCTACTTGCTGGCGGCGCGCACGCTCACCCGATCCACCGGTGCCGTCGCGGTGATCGTGACGCACCGGCTGTCCACGCTGAACCACGCCGACCTCGTCGTCTTCCTCAAGCACGGCAAGGTGCACGAATTCGGTCCCCACCAGGAGCTGCTCGCCAATGGTGACGACTACGCCCGCCTCTTCGAACTGCAGCGCCGTGCTTACCGGTAACGCGGGCGCTCCCGCCTCCGGCGGGAACCACTCGACGAGTACCGGCCAACTGGTCCTCGCCGGTCTGGACGCCGCGCCGCAGGGCGTAGCCGTCATCGACGGTCAACTTCTGCTGACGGCGCGTCGGCTGAAGCAGGACACCGAGCGCTGGGCGGCGTTACTGACCGCACACGGGGTCGGTGTCGGCCACCGGGTGGCCGTGCTCATGGAGCGTTCGGCCGCCCACATCGCCGCGGCCCTGGGCATCATCAGCGTCGGCGCCGCCTACCAGCCCACCGACCCGCAGCTGCCCGCACCGCGGATCAAAGAGCTGCTGGCGCACAGCCGACCGACCCTGCTGATCACCGACTCCGCCTCCGCTCACCTCGGACCGGCCGGGCTGCCCGTCGTCACGCCCGCCGACACGGACCGCGGGACCGGGCCCGCCCCGGCCGTACGGCCCGGCCCCGGCGGCGGCGACACCGTCTACGTGATGCACACCTCGGGGACCACCGGGAGACCCAAGGGCGTGGTCGTACCGCATCGCGCACTGGTCAACCGTTTCCGCTGGGGTCAGGGCGTTTACCCGCTCGGCCGCGGCGACCGGGTGCTCTGGCACGCCAACGTGGGTTTCGACTTCTCCGTCTGGGAGATGCTCGCGCCGCTCGCCTTCGGCGCGACCGTCGTCGTCGGCGACCCCAAGGAGGCAGGCGACCCGGATGCGCTGGCTGCCTGCCTGGTACGCGACGCCATCACTGCGGTGCACTTCGTGCCGCGGATGCTCGGCCTCGTCGCCGGGCGCCTGTCCACTGCCCAGGCCGCCCAGCTGCGTTACGTGTTCTGTGGTGGCGCCACGATGAGCGCCGCTGTCCGCGACGCGTGGCTGACCGCGTACCCGTGGACCCGGCTCTTCAATCAGTACGGGCCGACCGAGACGTGCATCGACTCGACCACATTCCTGTGCAACGGCTCCGAGTACAGCGGCGAGGTGCCGATCGGCACACCGATCGACGGCACGCACATCAGGGTGGCGGACCACTCGCTGCTGCCCGTCGCTCCGGGCGAGACAGGCGAGCTACTGATCGGCGGGGTCGGTCTGGCCGACGGCTACCTCCACCAGCCGGAGCGTACAGCCGAACGGTTCGTCACCGACCCGTACGGTGAGCGTCTCTACCGCACCGGCGACCTAGCCCGACTCGACCCCGACGGCCGCCTGTTCCACCTAGGCCGACTCGACCGGCAGATCCAGATCAACGGCGTGCGCGCAGAACTGGGCGCGATCGAAGATGAGTTGCTTCAACACCCAGACATCAAGGAGGTCCACGTGGCGGCGCTGACCAGCGGCCCGGACACCGTCGGCACAGTCGCGTACGTGGTCACGAACGCCGAGCTCACGGCCACCGCGATCCGCCGCCACGCGGCCGGCCTGCTGCCCCGCACCCATGTCCCCACCCGGATCGTCCGGCTGGACTCCCCGCTCGCCCGCACCCACAAGGGCGAGGTGGACGTCCAGGCTCTGCGCGCGGCCCACGCCCTCGGGCTCTGAACCACTGGACCTGGAAAGGCAACTCCCGTGATCGAGAAGCAGTCTCCCGCCGTGTCCACCGCGCGGGTCTTCGCCGCCAACGCCTCACAGCGCCGCCTCGTGATCCACCCGCGCCGGCCTGCCGCGGACGGCATGTTCAACGTGCTGACCCGACTGCGGCTGACCGGCCCGCTGGACACCGACCGGCTGGAGCGTGCACTCCTTCAGCTAGCAGTCCGTCACACGGTACTGCGTAGCACCTTCGCGCTCCACGGCGGCCAGACCGTGCAGATCGCGCACGCCGAACCCCACCCTGACGTCTTCCGGCTGATCGACCAGCACAGTCTCCCGGCAGGCCCGGCCGACGAGAGCCCGGTCGACGCCCTGGCCGTCCGGCTCCAGGGCACCTCTCTCTCGCTGGACCACGGCCCGGTCTTCCAGTGCACCCTGGTGCGCGTGACCGAGGATGAGCACGAGCTCTTCCTGGTCGTGGACCACGTCGTGATCGACGAGCGGTCCAAGGCGATTCTCATCAAGGACCTGCGGGCGTACTACTCCGATCCCGACGTGGAACTGGACCCGGCGCCCCAGCTCCACGAGGTCCCTCCTCGAGACGAGGTGTCAGCGGAGGACCTCGACTACTGGACCCGGCAACTCACTCCGCTGTCCCCGCGCCCGCTACCGGACGTCTCCCTCCAGCAGGATCCCGACGCCTTCACCGCCGGCGTGGTGCACTTCACCCTGACCGCCGACGCCACGGCCGCGCTCGACCGCACCGCCGCCGCGCACCGGGCCACCCCGTTTTCGGTGATGCTCGCGGTCTACTACGCCGTGCTGTGGGACTGGACGGGCACGGCTGACACCACCATGTTCGTGCCTACCGACACCCGCAACGAGGACCAGCAGTTCGACGCCGTCGGCTTCTTCCAGACAGCCACCTTCATGCGCTACGAGGTACGCCCCGAGGAGTCGTTCGCCACTCTGCTGGACGGCGTCAAGCGCATGGCCGCTGCCGCCCATGCCCGCCGCCACGTCCCTATGCTGCAGATTCTGGACGCCCTGGGACTCGAGTACGGCGACCTGCGCCACCCGGTCTACCAGACAGGGTTCTCCTACTCGTCCCACGACGTCGACAACAGCTGGCAGCTGGACGGCATCCAGATCGAGAACCTGCTGAGCTACCCCACGGTGGCCCAGATCGAGCTGCTGTTCGAGGTCATGCGCTCCCATGGCATGTACCGCTGCGAGGTCGTCCACGCCCTCGGCGCGGTCGACCACCAGGCCGCCGAGGACTTCGCCCGCCGCTTCCAGTCCGTCCTCGCCGCCGCCACCGAGGACCCGACCCGCACCGTCTCCGCCCTGACGGGCCGCGTCGGCGAGGCCATCTCAAGCTGAGTAGGGTCGGAGGACCGGCGCGGTGGCTGGTTCTCCGTTTCCAGTCCCAGCCGCCTCACACCGGGCATGTGCGGGATTGGCCGCCAACGGGGTGCCTGTGACCGGGCCCCTTTCCAACGGCCCCCACCCAACCGGGCCTGATCACTTCCAGGCGGGCTCGGGAGCCGCCCCCGCACAATGAGGTCACTCAGGTGCCGAACATGGTGCACTTCGGCGCCATGAGACCCGTGCGTGGGGTGATCGTCAAGGCTGCCGATCCTGGTCTTGTGCACCAGTGAAATCCCGCCCCGCTCCGCCACCAGCGGCTTTCGTCTCTCTCCTCGTTCGACGGTGACCTGAAGCCCCGGCGGGGCAGCGATCGGTCTTCGGCACGGTCCGATAGTGTCGGTAAGCCTTGAGACGCGGACGCGCTGTTTCCGTGCCGACGTCTTGACCGAACAGCGAGCGCCCCGCCAGGCCGAAGCCTGACGGGGCGCTGGTGCGAGTCGCTCGTGTGACCACCGGTAGCAGCGAGTCAGCGACCAGATCCTCTGGTATCCGAGCGGGTCAGCTCACCTACCGACAAGTTCGCGCAGGACGTACTGCATGATGCCGCCGTTGCGGTAGTAGTCGGCCTCGCCCGGGGTGTCGATGCGGACCTTGGCGTCGAACTCGACACCGGTGTCGGTGGCCACCTTCACCGTCTCCGGGATGCCGCCGTCGTTGAGGGCGGTGATGCCGGAGATCGCGAACGTCTCCTCACCGGTCAGTCCGAGGGACTCGGCGCTGCTCCCCTCCGGGAACTGGAGCGGCAGGACGCCCATGCCGATGAGGTTCGAGCGGTGGATGCGCTCGTAGGACTCGGCGATCACGGCGCGGACGCCGAGCAGCGCGGTGCCCTTGGCCGCCCA contains the following coding sequences:
- a CDS encoding amino acid adenylation domain-containing protein, translating into MLTGNAGAPASGGNHSTSTGQLVLAGLDAAPQGVAVIDGQLLLTARRLKQDTERWAALLTAHGVGVGHRVAVLMERSAAHIAAALGIISVGAAYQPTDPQLPAPRIKELLAHSRPTLLITDSASAHLGPAGLPVVTPADTDRGTGPAPAVRPGPGGGDTVYVMHTSGTTGRPKGVVVPHRALVNRFRWGQGVYPLGRGDRVLWHANVGFDFSVWEMLAPLAFGATVVVGDPKEAGDPDALAACLVRDAITAVHFVPRMLGLVAGRLSTAQAAQLRYVFCGGATMSAAVRDAWLTAYPWTRLFNQYGPTETCIDSTTFLCNGSEYSGEVPIGTPIDGTHIRVADHSLLPVAPGETGELLIGGVGLADGYLHQPERTAERFVTDPYGERLYRTGDLARLDPDGRLFHLGRLDRQIQINGVRAELGAIEDELLQHPDIKEVHVAALTSGPDTVGTVAYVVTNAELTATAIRRHAAGLLPRTHVPTRIVRLDSPLARTHKGEVDVQALRAAHALGL
- a CDS encoding condensation domain-containing protein; protein product: MIEKQSPAVSTARVFAANASQRRLVIHPRRPAADGMFNVLTRLRLTGPLDTDRLERALLQLAVRHTVLRSTFALHGGQTVQIAHAEPHPDVFRLIDQHSLPAGPADESPVDALAVRLQGTSLSLDHGPVFQCTLVRVTEDEHELFLVVDHVVIDERSKAILIKDLRAYYSDPDVELDPAPQLHEVPPRDEVSAEDLDYWTRQLTPLSPRPLPDVSLQQDPDAFTAGVVHFTLTADATAALDRTAAAHRATPFSVMLAVYYAVLWDWTGTADTTMFVPTDTRNEDQQFDAVGFFQTATFMRYEVRPEESFATLLDGVKRMAAAAHARRHVPMLQILDALGLEYGDLRHPVYQTGFSYSSHDVDNSWQLDGIQIENLLSYPTVAQIELLFEVMRSHGMYRCEVVHALGAVDHQAAEDFARRFQSVLAAATEDPTRTVSALTGRVGEAISS
- a CDS encoding ABC transporter ATP-binding protein gives rise to the protein MSTEPLPGTAGTGGELSDMRGLRTVLRLSFVADRRHATATLLMFALRPLGQVLAVVWLGLLVDAAGRGDTSSAWGYALASALTMGLTVLVMRLSLNVSALMIENTAHHVDLRMQSLANRIPGLGHYENPAYLDRLEHLRQERQHLAEGADVVGLEVGVLVRTLATVVLLALISPWLLLLPFATLLSLAAGRHAERLRQTALTEAAADLRRTRDLFQLASSPDAAMELRVFGLAATIEARHADSTEQARATLAAANWRGLWLTTLGWVVFSAGYLTALLLVVGAYQDGTASVGQVVLALLLITGMNLQIDLLVRFTKALLRMARAGALYDWLERFSAAERGADTGVQPPERLTDGIALRGVTFRYPGTSGTPVLDAVDLRLPAGTVVALVGENGAGKSTLVKLLAGFYRPTSGELLADDVDLTAVAPEAWRARVTAAFQDFARLEFTLRDVVGVGDLSRADDPDALIGALDKAAAGDLAEHLPLGLDTPLGSSFPNGVKLSGGQWQKTALARSAMRESPLLLLFDEPTSAIDAAAEQELLDRYLLAARTLTRSTGAVAVIVTHRLSTLNHADLVVFLKHGKVHEFGPHQELLANGDDYARLFELQRRAYR
- a CDS encoding ABC transporter ATP-binding protein, yielding MRSTERGARTSPVLALLRAAIGADARRTVTLGAAVATSGVLPILIAIANGHLVGLIRQGHQGIAIGHAVSVTAVALATMFFCLQLTALVINILAEDLGRRIGDSLRQKMMAAMLRPATVAPLEDRELLDRIAVARGIGTNQVEVHVAVTALANVSVTRLQALACGIVLLWFDPLLGALVTLAYFALTHALAAEYRDQQGAVYTESERLRRSGYIRDLALTGEAAKEIRVFNLADWLERQFASAWRPGVAGARLSPAMLRILAACAAVVAAHTVLFYRLTTAAADGSIGFSGFIAFTTAAAGLVSVIALTMDLVYLREGALAIPAAVSVVAELDGHATPVGGGRVATPLPPIVFENVGFRYPGSSHWALRGLDLEIRPGETLAVVGFNGAGKTTLVKLLCGLQRPTEGRITVGGRDLADLEPAAWQQHFAVVFQHFNRYPVSFAENIAFGAPQQPTDREHIEESARAAGADTLAQRLPHGFDTVLSRRYPDGDDLSGGQWQRVAVARALHAVRAGAPCLVLDEPTSALDARAEARFYDEVMERSGASMTLLISHRFATVRHADRIITLDGGRITEDGSHDALMCQEGVYAQMFTLQAKRFHVD